tctgaaaaccgtttttgtaggacaacCCAGGTTGGTcgtccaacagatgcctcattacTGGCAGAAGAGGGCCGACCAgctctgggagctgtttccacagacttccggccacgtttgaattcaggatgccagcgttttacaaggccatatgatggggcatcatcaccataagtttctttcatttcatcaaaagtctcctttggtgtgcgtcctttcaaatacaaaacctGGATCACTGcacgacactcaactggctccatttcacacctggtccatctcacacctgactcagttcaaacaccagtaaatcagaaaccgcaattagttcagagctattttttgcaacataaaccatagagatatgaatcattacacatacaaaacttcatctagatcagacaactggaaatGGATCAGGGGCAtttcttattgcacgcccctcgtagataacgttacagatacagTATTTAGAGAATcttaataaatacataaataaatccCGATCATTTTGATTTACTAGATAAGGTAACTTGCTGAGCCAAAAGCCAGCCAATCAAAGAATATCTCACCGCGTTAGTTTTAATAGAGCCTATCGCGCCCAATGACATCTTTGCTATGCGCCAACCTGTGGAGTAAAGCGTTAAGTGCGATCTGTGGTTTGACCCATATTGATCTGAGAATCAGGTTTGTGACCTATCACCTTTGCGCCAGCTTGCCTTTCAGCCATTTTGAATGACGTCATCGTCTTCGGAATTCTGTCCCCTCTACATTGATGCGATTTTCACAGGATTCTAGACGACGAGGAAATCTCTACTCACCGTAAAATACTGGTAAGACATTTGTTTATCGTTTACGCTAATTGGTTGATGCTTGTTCATTGATAAATCTGATGTAGACGTACGTATACGGTTTGTGGTTGGTATTTTTGATGATAAcgttactctcaaagcagaggttaggcgtttgtagacgtttttatcgggctttctattttgtgctctTTCTTAATGTTCCGTGGCCATCAAGAAAGAACACAAAATAGAAGGGTAGCTGTATATATCCTctacccaaggagcttttatatcagaagCTCCTTGCTCTACCAGACCGACTTCACTGGCTATTAATATATTATAGGGGGATTATAATTTGCCAGGGAGTTTCTTATTAGAGGAATTGGTCGGCTGCGCATCCGGTCTGTCGAGGGGGAACACGAACATAAGCGTGCACTGACTTAATCCCGGCCAATTTCcccatttgtgtgtgtgtgtgtgtttgtttgtgcgtgtgtgtggtgtgtgtgtgtatgtgtgtttgtgtgtttgtgtgtgtgtgtgtgtgtgttgtgtgtgtgtttgtgttgtgtgtgtgtgcgttgtgtgtgtgtgcgttgtgtgtgtgtgcattgtgtgtgtgtgtgcgtgtgtgtgtgtgcgtgtgtgtgtgtgtgattgtgtgtgtatgtgtctgtgtgtgtgtgttgtatgttgtgtgtgtgtgttatgtgtgtgtgtgtgtgcgcgcgtgtgtttatgtgtgtgtgtgtgttttttttgtgtgtgtgtctgtgtgtgtgtgtctgtctgtctgtgtgtgtgtgtgtatgtcgaattctacgatccctgtAGCCCGGGTGGAGGCTAGCTGTAATGCATATGCAATTGGCTGTTCCACAATATGATTATTGGGAGGTGGGGGCTTGAAGAGGTGAGATTTTACTATAGTATATATAATATAGGATTTTGTTTTACAACGGGGGGTCAAGATAGACTGGATTCGGAATTTTCTACAACGAGGTCAAAAAGGTGGATTTGAATATTTCTATGGACTCAAATGAAATCAGAGGGGTTCGAGACCTCAGATGTATTTATACAGGGGGTCAAGGCTCTCCGAAAAAATCCAAAAGAGGATAAGCTTCAACCCTACAAATCTACATTTTTCACTGtgttactcactcactcacggcccgtaacctcagtggtcgtagtAACTAAAATCAGGTGCTATGTCATCTGTTTAAATTGAAACCACTAGTCTGACAAAAATATCTGCACAATTTCTTGTTTCTAAAAGGCATTTAATTAGCCTCTACACCTCCTTGCTTATATTTAGATTTCCAATGTTTTCgtttctgtttcagtgatgGACAAGTTAGCCCACATTCAAGAGGTTCCTACAGCGCAAACTGCGAGCGAGGGGCACATCAAAGAACAGGAGGAGACAGAAGACACGGAGTTACAACAGGATGAACAAGAGGACGAGATACTGAAGAAAAAGTACCATGGGGACAAGAAAACGCACGGCGTCATCTCACTTACCGGGCATCCGGCAAAGGAGGGAGGGGTAGCCTGTTGGCTTCTTGGTAATGCGAGCCATACGGATCAAACAGTGAACAAGACGCCCGGCAAAGAAGATAAGACAGAAGACATGGGGTGCCAGAAGGATGGAAAAGAGGACGACCTATTGCAGGAAATGCACAATGAGAACACAGAAAAGTACGGCGTAATCAAAGCAGCGCATTATCCCACAAACGAGACTGACAACAGCGGGGAGCAGACAGCAGACACAAAATGTCAGAAGGACGCTCTGAGCGAGGAAACATGCCAGATAAACTGTACCCAGCCTGAGGATATGCAGGTCCGTATAGGACAGGTGGAAATGGACAACATGGTGGATCAGACAAAAGACACAGGACGGCAGCAGGACGTTGTAACTGAGAAAACACTCGATTCAAACTGTCCCGAAACTGACAAAGTGGTCCCGCCGCCACAAGCATCTTTACAGAGCCATATCGTACAAGATTTCAGCCATCCTGCTAAACATACCTTCATCTGTTGGAAGTGCGGTCACCGGTCGGCTACTAGGAGTCGCATGTTCAAACACATGACAACGCATATCaccgagaaaccctacaaatgtgagcagtgcgactattctgcttcacACAAAGACAACCTACGCCAACACCTCAAAATAAAACACGGTGAGAAAGTCCACATATGTaaagagtgcggatacagagcATCTACCATCGGTCGGCTGAATGAACATATcagaacccacacaggtgagaaaccatacaaatgtgaccagtgtgactactctgcAGCACAGAGTGGCATGGTTATCAAGCACTTAAAGAAACACAcgggtgaaaagccctacatatGTGAGGAATGTGATTTCAGGACTGGTACAAAATGGTCGCTAGTCAGACACAGGACAAAACACACAGGTATAAAagcttacaagtgtgaccagtgtgattttACCGCCGGAATAAAAGAATCTTTGAATCGACATGTCATTACAAatcacacaggcgagaaaccctacctTTGCGACGAATGCGGGTACAACTTCACTACAAGACGGCTTTTGGGTCTGACCTAACCTTGCATaagagaaaacacaccggtgaaaaaccctacatgtgtgatcaGTGCGGATTTAGAACCGCCGTAGGGTCATACCTAACCCGGCATATGAAAAAACATACCGGCctgaaaccctacaaatgtgaccagtgcgacttttgCTCTGTGGACAAATGGAATTTGAAGCGACACGTGACACAAcgacacaccggtgagaaacccttctcTTGTACCACGTGTGCATTCAGAACAGCTGATAAGTATACCCTAAGCCAGCATATGTTGACCCACAGCGAtgaaaaaccctacatttgCGGTGATTGCGGCTACCGAACGGCAAAAAAGTCTCACCTAACCCGACACGCGAAGAAACATTCGGGCGAGAAACCCTTCTTTTGTGGGATTTGTGGGTACACCGCCGTTCTTAAATCTTATCTAActgtacatatgagaaaacatacggGTGAAAAGTTACACAAATGTCCGCTGTGCGACTATGCTGTCGCAGGAAAAAGCGATCTGACGAAACACGTCATGgtgaaacacaccggtgagaaacctcaCGCGTGCCAGTGGTGCAACTACAGTACTGCCGACAAGTCAGCTCTTTATCGTCATgtgagaaaacacaccggtgagagaccttacaaATGTGTCCAGTGCGACTACACTGCCGTTCAGAAGGATCGTTTAGACACACACGTCATgctaaaacacaccggtgagagaccctacatgtgtggggaatgcggatacaggacagctgagAGAAGAATGCTGTCTCGACATAAGAAAATACATACCGTTGGGAAACCACTCAAATGTGACCAGAGAGGGTATTCTGTGGCACACATGTAGCTTTAACAATCATTTGTGGGCAGTGCAGATAGGAGAGGGCTCTCCAGACATAAGAAAATACATAACGTTGGCAAACCCTTCAAATGTGACTATATTGGATTTTCTGCTTCACATAGATCAGGGTTGGAGAAGTTTACTAAAATTCATGTCCTattgtagcctggagtccagtcctgttcgctttgttccgctccccAAGGTCGCTACTCCGCGACCTTGGGGAGTGGAACAAAGCGAACagtcctattgggcaagcacataaaaaatttacttgccccaaattcaaatgtcactattataaataaatatatttaaTATATAAGGTTTTAAAAGTAACAATTTTCTTTAGTTGTGTTTATATTAGTGAAATCAAAATGTGTTTAGGCCTGACCTTTggttacatgtaaatgcattttcacttccagcaatggaattcttattatttcCTCTATTTATCTATGCTGActattgcttgatgtcatgactgtagaaagtaacaagtatatcaaaatcgcACTcgatggaaaaatcttacttgcccgattaGGCAAGtagggtaggtcatgcactttcACTTGCAATTGTGTTTTTGGACTGTAGATGTATCCTGTAGATATATCCTTAACAAACACACCCCCTGTATTTGAAAGTTAAACGGACATATTATTACTAGTTTAATATATATAAACCTACCATGAATAGTGAAATaacaacatgacaaaatagCTGTGATTGTGATTTATGTGAATGATggggaaaaaaacaactttcttgaTAGAGAAGCAATGTCAAGTAAGCAGCTGTAAAACTTGTAGTACTATCCCGACAAGAAAATACataccattgaaaaaaaaacttcaaatatGACTAGAGcggctactgtaaatgcacattAGATTAGTCTACCCTGGAGACAAAACAGTTATTGTTATTGTGATTGTTATTGGCATGAATGATGAAAAACAAATTCTATAATAGAGAAACAACGTTACTTAAACCAAGGTACAAATTATAGCACTAGTACTTGTTTTACCTTTACATTGTATGTCGTGGTGCAATATGATTAAACTTGTGCAAAACAGCAACACCATTGACTTCAgtttcattttctatattcaAGTTGTATTTATATCAGTGAAATCAATGTGTGTTTTAGGCCCAACCTAGTGCAGCAGCAGTGAGGAACGTGTGGTTTTGTAGAGGTATCATAAAGTaccggtaatctccaagcagatcctacggtagcataagatagtatcaaaagctggcagaggagtgaagccagctttGGAGAGTGTTTCGCTACTATGGACatctcttggctgactacactccttggccagtttggtactatcttat
The sequence above is drawn from the Branchiostoma floridae strain S238N-H82 chromosome 17, Bfl_VNyyK, whole genome shotgun sequence genome and encodes:
- the LOC118404327 gene encoding zinc finger protein 37-like, producing the protein MDKLAHIQEVPTAQTASEGHIKEQEETEDTELQQDEQEDEILKKKYHGDKKTHGVISLTGHPAKEGGVACWLLGNASHTDQTVNKTPGKEDKTEDMGCQKDGKEDDLLQEMHNENTEKYGVIKAAHYPTNETDNSGEQTADTKCQKDALSEETCQINCTQPEDMQVRIGQVEMDNMVDQTKDTGRQQDVVTEKTLDSNCPETDKVVPPPQASLQSHIVQDFSHPAKHTFICWKCGHRSATRSRMFKHMTTHITEKPYKCEQCDYSASHKDNLRQHLKIKHGEKVHICKECGYRASTIGRLNEHIRTHTGEKPYLCDECGYNFTTRRLLGLT
- the LOC118404328 gene encoding zinc finger protein 28-like, producing the protein MCDQCGFRTAVGSYLTRHMKKHTGLKPYKCDQCDFCSVDKWNLKRHVTQRHTGEKPFSCTTCAFRTADKYTLSQHMLTHSDEKPYICGDCGYRTAKKSHLTRHAKKHSGEKPFFCGICGYTAVLKSYLTVHMRKHTGEKLHKCPLCDYAVAGKSDLTKHVMVKHTGEKPHACQWCNYSTADKSALYRHVRKHTGERPYKCVQCDYTAVQKDRLDTHVMLKHTAWSPVLFALFRSPRSLLRDLGEWNKANSPIGKHSSEKPYMCSECGYKTADRANLSRHMRQHTGEKPYKCDQCDFSAAQKEYLNRHIVMNTPLSQVQQHVMTKHTGEKPYMCDHCGYRTAVRYSLYRHMRKHTGERPYSCDLCAFSTTRKEVLDQHVMAKHTGEKPYMCDKCGLRTADRSVLSRHKKKHAGEKPQ